In one Streptomyces sp. NBC_01288 genomic region, the following are encoded:
- a CDS encoding sodium-translocating pyrophosphatase, whose amino-acid sequence MAGLSTPQQFDHPTTFAAAVLTDDNRILVMVIGLVALAALVVAGVLVREVLAAGEGTDSMKKIATAIQEGANAYLGRQLRTVGVFAVIVFFLLLLLPADDWNQRAGRSIFFLIGAVFSATTGYIGMWLAVRSNVRVAAAAREATPAEGEPEKDLTAVSHKAMKIAFRTGGVVGMFTVGLGLLGASCVVLVYAADAPKVLEGFGLGAALIAMFMRVGGGIFTKAADVGADLVGKVEKGIPEDDPRNAATIADNVGDNVGDCAGMAADLFESYAVTLVAALILGKAAFGDSGLAFPLLVPAIGVVTAMIGIFAVAPRRTDRSGMSAINRGFFISAAISLVLVAVAVFVYLPSSYGDLDGVTDAAIKGKDGDPRILALVAVAIGIVLAALIQQLTGYFTETNRRPVMDIGKTSLTGPATVILAGISLGLESAVYTALLIGLAVYGAFLLGGASIMLALFAVALAGTGLLTTVGVIVAMDTFGPVSDNAQGIAEMSGDVEGAGAQVLTNLDAVGNTTKAITKGIAIATAVLAASALFGSYRDAILTAANDVGEKVSGPGAPLNLMMDISQPNNLVGLIVGAAVVFLFSGLAINAVSRSAGAVVYEVRRQFREHPGIMDYTETPEYGRVVDICTKDALRELATPGLLAVLTPIAVGFTLGVGALGSFLAGAIGTGTLMAVFLANSGGAWDNAKKLVEDGNHGGKGSEAHAATVIGDTVGDPFKDTAGPAINPLLKVMNLVALLIAPAVIKFSYGDDKNTGVRIAIAVLAFLVIAVSVYISKRRGIAVGDDGDDTDRTAKSADPAVVS is encoded by the coding sequence ATGGCGGGGCTTTCTACCCCTCAGCAGTTTGACCACCCCACAACCTTCGCAGCAGCAGTTCTGACCGACGACAACCGCATCCTCGTGATGGTGATCGGCCTCGTGGCGCTGGCAGCGCTCGTGGTCGCGGGCGTCCTGGTCCGCGAGGTGCTCGCGGCCGGCGAGGGCACGGACAGCATGAAGAAGATCGCGACGGCGATCCAGGAGGGCGCGAACGCCTATCTGGGGCGGCAGTTGCGCACGGTCGGCGTATTCGCCGTGATCGTTTTCTTCCTGCTTCTGCTGCTTCCCGCGGACGACTGGAATCAGCGCGCCGGACGATCGATCTTCTTCCTGATCGGCGCGGTGTTCTCGGCGACCACCGGCTATATCGGCATGTGGCTCGCCGTACGCAGTAATGTCCGCGTCGCCGCGGCGGCCCGGGAAGCGACCCCGGCGGAAGGTGAGCCCGAAAAGGATCTCACCGCCGTCTCGCACAAAGCAATGAAGATCGCTTTCCGCACGGGCGGCGTCGTCGGCATGTTCACGGTGGGGCTCGGTCTGCTGGGCGCCTCGTGCGTGGTGCTGGTGTACGCGGCCGACGCGCCCAAGGTGTTGGAGGGATTCGGCCTCGGTGCCGCCCTCATCGCCATGTTCATGCGCGTCGGCGGCGGCATCTTCACCAAGGCCGCCGACGTCGGCGCCGACCTGGTCGGCAAGGTCGAGAAGGGCATCCCGGAGGACGACCCGCGCAACGCCGCGACCATCGCCGACAACGTGGGCGACAACGTCGGCGACTGCGCGGGCATGGCGGCCGACCTCTTCGAGTCGTACGCCGTGACGCTGGTCGCCGCGCTGATCCTCGGCAAGGCGGCCTTCGGCGACTCCGGGCTCGCCTTCCCGCTGCTCGTGCCGGCGATCGGGGTGGTCACCGCCATGATCGGCATCTTCGCGGTGGCGCCACGCCGGACCGACCGCAGCGGCATGTCCGCGATCAACCGGGGGTTCTTCATCTCCGCGGCGATCTCGCTCGTGCTGGTTGCGGTCGCGGTCTTCGTCTATCTGCCGTCGTCGTACGGCGATCTCGACGGAGTCACCGACGCGGCGATCAAGGGCAAGGACGGCGATCCGCGGATCCTCGCGCTCGTCGCCGTGGCCATCGGCATCGTGCTCGCCGCGCTGATCCAGCAGCTGACCGGCTACTTCACCGAGACCAACCGCCGTCCCGTGATGGACATCGGCAAGACCTCGCTCACCGGCCCGGCCACCGTCATCCTCGCCGGGATCTCGCTGGGCCTCGAATCGGCCGTCTACACCGCCCTGTTGATCGGTCTCGCGGTCTACGGGGCGTTCCTGCTCGGCGGCGCCTCGATCATGCTGGCGCTGTTCGCGGTGGCGCTGGCCGGTACCGGTCTGCTCACCACGGTCGGTGTGATCGTCGCCATGGACACCTTCGGGCCGGTCTCCGACAACGCGCAGGGCATCGCCGAGATGTCCGGCGACGTCGAGGGCGCGGGCGCGCAGGTGCTCACCAACCTGGACGCGGTGGGCAACACCACCAAGGCCATCACGAAGGGCATCGCCATCGCCACCGCCGTCCTGGCGGCGTCGGCGCTCTTCGGGTCGTACCGGGACGCGATCCTCACCGCCGCCAACGACGTCGGCGAGAAGGTCTCCGGACCGGGCGCGCCACTCAACCTGATGATGGACATCTCCCAGCCCAACAACCTGGTCGGGCTCATCGTCGGAGCAGCGGTCGTCTTCCTCTTCTCCGGGCTGGCGATCAACGCGGTCTCCCGGTCCGCCGGGGCCGTGGTCTACGAGGTGCGGCGGCAGTTCCGCGAGCACCCCGGGATCATGGACTACACCGAGACACCGGAGTACGGACGCGTCGTCGACATCTGCACCAAGGACGCGCTGCGCGAGCTGGCCACGCCCGGTCTGCTCGCCGTGCTCACGCCGATCGCGGTCGGGTTCACGCTCGGCGTCGGCGCGCTCGGCTCGTTCCTGGCGGGCGCGATCGGCACCGGCACGCTGATGGCGGTCTTCCTCGCGAACTCGGGCGGTGCCTGGGACAACGCGAAGAAACTCGTCGAGGACGGCAACCACGGGGGCAAGGGCAGCGAGGCCCATGCCGCCACGGTGATCGGCGACACGGTCGGCGACCCGTTCAAGGACACCGCGGGTCCGGCCATCAACCCGCTGCTGAAGGTGATGAACCTCGTCGCGCTGCTCATCGCGCCCGCGGTCATCAAGTTCAGCTACGGCGACGACAAGAACACCGGGGTGCGGATCGCGATCGCGGTCCTCGCGTTCCTCGTGATCGCCGTCTCGGTGTACATCTCCAAGCGGCGCGGGATCGCCGTGGGGGACGACGGCGACGACACCGACCGGACGGCCAAGTCGGCGGATCCGGCGGTCGTTTCGTAG
- a CDS encoding ATP-binding protein encodes MATVELRFSALPEHVRTARLVAAAVARRAGVDEAVLDEVRLAVGEACTRAVGLHQSSGITAPVKVLLIEEEKQFSIEVGDEAPRSAPGDKAPGSLGDDPDAETEEDEMGLAVISGLVDDVEVTAGEHGGTIRMTWPTTPPATALS; translated from the coding sequence ATGGCCACCGTTGAACTCCGCTTCAGCGCGCTGCCCGAGCACGTCAGGACCGCCCGACTGGTGGCGGCAGCGGTGGCGCGCAGGGCCGGAGTGGACGAGGCCGTACTCGACGAGGTCAGACTCGCCGTAGGTGAGGCCTGTACCCGTGCCGTCGGGCTGCATCAGAGCAGTGGGATCACCGCCCCGGTGAAGGTGCTGCTGATCGAGGAGGAGAAGCAGTTCTCCATCGAGGTCGGCGATGAGGCACCACGTTCGGCTCCCGGCGACAAGGCGCCCGGGTCCCTGGGCGACGATCCGGACGCGGAGACCGAGGAGGACGAGATGGGTCTCGCTGTCATCAGCGGGCTCGTCGACGACGTCGAGGTCACCGCGGGGGAGCACGGCGGAACGATCCGTATGACCTGGCCGACGACACCGCCGGCCACGGCGCTTTCCTGA
- the bldG gene encoding anti-sigma factor antagonist BldG, translating into MDLSLSTRTVGDRTVVEVGGEIDVYTAPKLREQLVELVNDGSFHLVVDMEGVDFLDSTGLGVLVGGLKRVRAHEGSLRLVCNQERILKIFRITGLTKVFPIHTSVEEAVAATD; encoded by the coding sequence GTGGACCTGTCCCTGTCGACCCGTACCGTCGGCGATCGTACGGTCGTCGAGGTCGGTGGCGAAATCGACGTATATACCGCGCCCAAGTTGCGCGAACAGCTGGTCGAGCTGGTGAACGACGGGAGTTTCCACCTCGTCGTTGACATGGAGGGTGTCGACTTCCTCGACTCCACCGGGCTCGGTGTGCTGGTCGGCGGCCTGAAGCGGGTGCGTGCCCACGAGGGCTCGCTGCGCCTGGTCTGCAACCAGGAGCGCATTCTGAAGATCTTCCGTATCACCGGCCTCACCAAGGTGTTCCCGATTCACACCTCGGTCGAGGAAGCGGTGGCGGCCACCGACTGA
- a CDS encoding DEAD/DEAH box helicase, whose translation MAFNHLPQGVHDALAPLSVTPVTHSVPMAKNQRTDRPSADPVSGLSPSTVLDRLASGPSRASRITHTEHLPPREGRHAVWPDRIRAEVIATVQEAGIEHPWAHQAQAAEHALDGESVIVATGTASGKSLAYLVSVLSALLDGSEAPNGRGTTALYLAPTKALAADQLRSVKELSQPLGNAVRPAVYDGDTPFEEREWVRQYANYVLTNPDMLHRGILPSHPRWSSFLKSLKYVVIDECHTYRGVFGSHVAQVLRRLRRLCARYGSSPVFLLASATAAEPSVAARRLTGLPVVEVADDASPRGELVFALWEPPLTELHGEKGAPVRRTATAETADLLTDLAVQGVRSVAFVRSRRGAELIALIAQERLAEVDRSLARRVAAYRGGYLPEERRALERALHSGELLGLAATTALELGIDVSGLDAVLIAGYPGTRASLWQQAGRAGRSGQGALAILVARDDPLDTFLVHHPEALFDQPVESTVLDPDNPYVLAPHLCAAAAELPLTEEDLDLFGPATADLLPQLETAKLLRRRAKAWHWTRRERAADLTDIRGGGGNPVQIVENGTGRLLGTVDEAASHTTVHEGAVHLHQGRTYLVRSLDLEDSVALVEEANPPYSTVARDTTAISVLETDIEIPWGQGRLCYGSVEVTNQVVSFLRRRVITGEVLGESKLDLPPRTLRTRAVWWTVTEDQLDAARINPEILGGALHAAEHASIGMLPLFATCDRWDIGGVSVPLHPDTLLPTVFVYDGHPGGAGFAERAFHTAHAWLTATLQAIASCECDAGCPSCIQSPKCGNGNDPLHKRGAVRLLRELLREAPEAQGPLEAQAPVVPEAVVPGAVVVPAPQVPPVT comes from the coding sequence ATGGCATTCAATCACTTACCGCAGGGCGTGCACGACGCCTTGGCTCCATTGTCCGTCACGCCAGTGACACACTCGGTGCCGATGGCCAAGAATCAGCGAACCGATCGACCCTCGGCGGACCCCGTGTCCGGCCTCTCGCCGAGCACGGTTCTGGACCGGCTGGCGTCGGGACCGAGCCGGGCTTCGCGCATCACTCATACGGAGCACTTGCCCCCGCGCGAGGGCCGCCATGCCGTCTGGCCTGACCGGATTCGTGCGGAGGTGATCGCCACCGTCCAGGAAGCCGGTATCGAACACCCCTGGGCCCACCAGGCACAGGCCGCCGAGCACGCCCTCGACGGCGAGTCAGTGATCGTTGCCACAGGCACCGCCTCGGGCAAGTCGCTGGCTTATCTGGTATCGGTCCTCTCCGCGCTCCTCGACGGCTCCGAGGCGCCGAACGGCCGCGGTACCACCGCGCTCTACCTCGCGCCCACAAAAGCCCTGGCAGCGGACCAGCTCCGCTCCGTGAAGGAACTTTCACAACCGCTGGGCAATGCCGTCCGCCCGGCCGTGTACGACGGCGACACTCCGTTCGAAGAGCGCGAGTGGGTACGCCAGTACGCCAACTACGTCCTGACCAACCCCGACATGCTCCACCGCGGCATATTGCCCTCGCACCCGCGCTGGTCCTCCTTCCTGAAGTCCCTGAAGTACGTCGTCATCGACGAGTGCCACACCTACCGGGGCGTCTTCGGCTCCCACGTCGCCCAGGTGCTCCGCCGCCTGCGCCGCCTCTGCGCCCGCTACGGCTCCTCCCCCGTCTTCCTCCTCGCCTCCGCCACCGCCGCCGAGCCCTCGGTCGCCGCCCGCCGCCTCACCGGCCTCCCGGTGGTCGAGGTCGCCGACGACGCCTCGCCCCGCGGTGAACTGGTGTTCGCCCTCTGGGAACCCCCGCTCACCGAACTCCACGGCGAGAAGGGCGCACCCGTCCGCCGTACGGCCACCGCCGAGACGGCCGACCTCCTCACCGACCTCGCCGTCCAGGGAGTCCGCTCGGTGGCCTTCGTACGGTCCCGGCGCGGCGCCGAGCTGATCGCGCTGATCGCCCAGGAACGCCTCGCCGAGGTCGACCGCTCACTGGCCCGCCGGGTCGCCGCCTACCGCGGGGGCTACCTCCCCGAGGAACGCCGCGCCCTCGAACGCGCCCTCCACTCCGGCGAGTTGCTCGGCCTAGCCGCCACCACTGCCCTCGAACTCGGCATCGACGTCTCGGGCCTGGACGCCGTACTGATCGCCGGCTACCCGGGCACCCGCGCCTCCCTCTGGCAACAGGCGGGCCGCGCCGGACGCTCCGGCCAGGGAGCGCTGGCCATCCTGGTCGCCCGCGACGACCCCCTGGACACCTTCCTCGTCCACCACCCGGAGGCCCTGTTCGACCAGCCGGTGGAGTCCACGGTCCTGGACCCGGACAACCCCTACGTCCTGGCCCCCCACCTGTGCGCGGCGGCAGCCGAACTCCCGCTCACCGAAGAGGACCTGGACCTCTTCGGCCCGGCGACGGCGGACCTGCTGCCACAGTTGGAGACCGCGAAGCTGCTCCGCCGCCGGGCGAAGGCCTGGCACTGGACGCGCCGCGAACGGGCCGCCGACCTCACCGACATCCGCGGCGGGGGCGGAAACCCGGTCCAGATCGTCGAGAACGGCACGGGCCGCCTCCTGGGCACGGTCGACGAGGCCGCCTCCCACACGACCGTCCACGAAGGCGCGGTCCACCTCCACCAGGGCCGCACGTACCTCGTGCGTTCCCTGGACCTGGAGGACTCGGTAGCCCTGGTCGAGGAGGCCAACCCGCCCTACTCGACGGTCGCCCGCGACACCACGGCCATCTCCGTCCTGGAGACGGACATCGAAATCCCCTGGGGCCAGGGCCGGTTGTGCTACGGCTCCGTCGAAGTCACCAACCAGGTCGTCTCCTTCCTCCGCAGACGTGTCATCACCGGCGAAGTCCTGGGCGAGTCGAAACTCGACCTCCCCCCGCGCACCCTCCGCACCCGCGCCGTCTGGTGGACGGTCACGGAGGACCAGTTGGACGCGGCCCGCATCAACCCCGAGATCCTCGGCGGCGCCCTCCACGCCGCCGAACACGCCTCCATCGGCATGCTCCCCCTCTTCGCCACCTGCGACCGCTGGGACATCGGCGGAGTCTCGGTCCCGCTCCACCCGGACACGCTGCTCCCCACGGTCTTCGTCTACGACGGCCACCCGGGCGGCGCGGGCTTCGCGGAACGCGCCTTCCACACGGCCCACGCCTGGCTCACCGCCACCCTCCAGGCCATCGCCTCCTGCGAATGCGACGCCGGCTGCCCGTCCTGCATCCAGTCCCCCAAGTGCGGCAACGGCAACGATCCGTTGCACAAGCGGGGGGCTGTGCGGCTACTCAGGGAGCTGCTGCGGGAGGCACCGGAGGCGCAGGGCCCGCTGGAGGCGCAGGCACCTGTGGTGCCGGAGGCAGTGGTGCCAGGGGCGGTGGTGGTACCGGCCCCGCAGGTCCCGCCCGTGACCTGA
- a CDS encoding TadE family type IV pilus minor pilin, with protein MRRCERRGGDEGFVTAEAAVVLPVLVMFAMALVWGLLVVAAQIQCVDAARSGARAAARQDPADAVVRVVRDTAPRGAEVTVAREGDQVHVVVVAKPPVLSGLPFEVREEAVALAEETVGEGRAGP; from the coding sequence ATGCGAAGGTGTGAACGCCGGGGCGGGGACGAGGGGTTCGTGACGGCGGAGGCGGCCGTGGTGCTGCCCGTGCTGGTGATGTTCGCGATGGCGCTGGTGTGGGGGTTGTTGGTGGTGGCCGCGCAGATCCAGTGCGTGGACGCGGCCCGCTCCGGCGCCCGCGCCGCGGCTCGGCAGGACCCGGCCGACGCGGTCGTCCGGGTGGTCCGGGACACGGCCCCGCGCGGCGCGGAGGTCACCGTGGCCCGGGAGGGCGACCAGGTCCACGTCGTCGTGGTCGCGAAACCGCCGGTGCTCAGCGGTCTGCCCTTCGAGGTGCGGGAGGAGGCCGTGGCGTTGGCGGAGGAGACGGTGGGCGAGGGGAGGGCGGGGCCGTGA
- a CDS encoding recombinase family protein — MLDQLEGQLAFGYLRISDDREGKELGVQRQEEDIKALAAQLGLILVRIYCDNDISASTNSDEYRSDYEDMMGQLEVGPVKVVLSYTKARLTRKPEENERQLKLARFHGVKYRYVRGQSLDLTVSANRKMDRIQNVMDAGTAEDIQELALRKKLQNAREGKWDGGPRTFGYGKVIGYDPVKEKDIVDPYQVRDDEIAALHEGKRKTLAGDSQFTCVQNWNDKGIKTTRVGQKTKLKDKISICDGRWDIGKFRRTMLNESYVQFDPTGHPTDCPCLKNPETGGTRIHKNERHRAKWPYVFTRAEHDAMEVMFNGREKYWVNKGGVRARTYLLSGFTECGGTWRDTERKGQYCGGVMYGQGKTYPLADGTIKYQRRYACKKWNRDGSRSGCCSVFRIADAVEAFVTEQVLYRFDSPDILRALVPADNELRMAEVIQGLAELQARRELLAAEYAAGDHEKEDYRIMKQTVLDKMAKLDTEKKQLMSAKAKSLAVPTDGGLRAIWDNASIEWRASVIRLVVEKVVIHPSMPGGKMWNGWRFDPDSVEIVWLH, encoded by the coding sequence ATGCTCGACCAATTGGAGGGACAACTCGCATTCGGTTATCTGCGCATAAGCGATGACCGAGAAGGTAAAGAGCTTGGTGTTCAGCGCCAAGAAGAAGACATCAAGGCACTCGCCGCACAGCTCGGATTGATCCTCGTTCGCATCTACTGCGACAACGACATCTCCGCTAGCACCAACAGCGATGAGTACCGATCGGACTACGAAGACATGATGGGTCAACTTGAAGTTGGCCCGGTCAAGGTCGTGCTGTCCTACACCAAAGCGCGCCTCACTCGTAAGCCCGAAGAGAACGAGCGACAGCTCAAACTCGCTCGGTTCCACGGCGTCAAGTACCGCTACGTACGCGGCCAATCACTTGACCTCACAGTGTCGGCGAACCGAAAGATGGACCGCATCCAGAACGTCATGGATGCAGGTACAGCTGAAGACATCCAAGAACTCGCCCTCCGCAAAAAGCTCCAGAATGCTCGCGAGGGAAAGTGGGATGGCGGTCCGCGCACCTTCGGGTACGGAAAAGTCATCGGGTACGACCCGGTCAAAGAGAAGGACATCGTCGACCCGTACCAAGTACGGGACGATGAAATCGCGGCGCTCCACGAAGGAAAGCGCAAGACGCTCGCCGGAGACAGCCAGTTCACGTGTGTTCAGAACTGGAACGACAAAGGCATAAAGACAACGAGGGTAGGCCAAAAGACCAAGCTCAAGGACAAGATCTCTATCTGCGACGGGCGTTGGGACATCGGCAAGTTCAGGCGCACGATGCTCAACGAAAGTTATGTGCAGTTCGACCCCACCGGCCACCCCACTGATTGCCCGTGTCTCAAGAACCCGGAGACTGGCGGCACGCGGATTCATAAGAACGAGCGGCACCGTGCGAAGTGGCCGTACGTTTTCACCCGCGCTGAACACGACGCCATGGAGGTCATGTTCAACGGGCGCGAAAAGTACTGGGTGAACAAAGGGGGTGTCCGAGCCCGCACCTATCTGCTGAGCGGCTTCACGGAATGTGGCGGTACGTGGCGTGACACAGAGAGGAAAGGCCAGTACTGCGGCGGAGTGATGTACGGCCAAGGAAAGACGTACCCACTCGCAGACGGAACCATCAAGTACCAACGGCGGTATGCTTGCAAGAAATGGAATCGAGACGGTAGCCGCTCCGGGTGTTGTTCCGTCTTCCGCATCGCCGATGCCGTCGAAGCATTCGTCACAGAGCAAGTGCTGTACCGGTTCGACTCACCAGACATCCTGCGTGCACTGGTTCCAGCAGATAATGAACTCCGCATGGCCGAAGTGATCCAGGGACTTGCTGAACTTCAAGCGCGACGCGAGTTGTTGGCTGCCGAGTACGCGGCAGGCGATCACGAAAAGGAGGACTACCGCATCATGAAGCAAACGGTCCTCGACAAGATGGCGAAGCTCGACACCGAGAAGAAGCAACTCATGAGCGCCAAGGCAAAGAGCCTTGCTGTCCCAACCGACGGCGGCCTACGCGCGATCTGGGACAACGCAAGCATCGAGTGGCGAGCCAGCGTTATCCGGCTTGTGGTCGAGAAGGTCGTGATTCACCCGAGTATGCCTGGCGGGAAGATGTGGAACGGGTGGCGCTTCGATCCCGACTCAGTTGAGATTGTCTGGCTTCACTAA
- a CDS encoding DUF3846 domain-containing protein gives MISGILFPCVEEQPIKRVEFDAENVETMQGIVGGSYEAFNFDSPPASIFANDEAMLWSLPYNLRATVLLWQHSKGLRGQAYISGDAILVGSADGRGFTKSVPQQLIELLLETETYGVEFLHHPNGPWSRKAVTFTGWLEAYNYAIIHEETFATVRSARIIGV, from the coding sequence GTGATATCCGGCATCCTTTTCCCCTGCGTCGAGGAGCAGCCCATCAAGCGGGTTGAGTTCGACGCGGAGAACGTGGAAACCATGCAAGGCATCGTCGGCGGTTCGTACGAGGCGTTCAACTTCGACAGTCCGCCGGCTTCGATCTTCGCGAATGACGAAGCGATGCTCTGGTCCCTGCCCTACAACCTACGTGCCACCGTTCTACTGTGGCAGCACTCCAAGGGGCTCCGCGGACAGGCGTATATCAGTGGGGACGCAATCCTCGTAGGTAGCGCCGATGGACGCGGATTCACCAAGTCGGTGCCCCAGCAGTTGATAGAGCTGCTCCTCGAAACCGAGACGTACGGCGTTGAGTTCCTACACCACCCCAACGGCCCTTGGTCGCGTAAGGCGGTGACGTTCACCGGATGGTTGGAGGCGTACAACTACGCCATCATCCACGAAGAAACGTTCGCCACCGTCAGAAGTGCTCGGATCATCGGCGTATAG
- a CDS encoding SGNH/GDSL hydrolase family protein: MSILMGMLMSLGLVAVSSGTANAATSFTTSWTPVNIAHNAIVTSPAGDVTVGCEGTDLVTYNASGVVTRDIPTTPQIDGANNCIEFPVVDKTGDLYGVSGPDLLAYHGNTLKWKYPLSCSSSLPSQYAVGANGNVYATVRESDGVHIIGLNPTLAAGQTVPTKVMDVKGPNDCTMNVYPYKDGVMVRGQQSGGAQYYSYGGTFLGSTNVTDQQSLNATGQLYYDQYVQGSGYRSINVVAFDPTIYDPTVSKTTWSTQVSVPGANVNGIWMQSLANGGVVALVYEQKMSAPNVPFTPTTYEYHLVTLNAFGIQVGSDVTLPNADGLGNSYDRPTLVSDTGGKVSFVREVWVATGNSGTPLVPAIQVSFIDTTTGALTGTQTLSGNATPASGSLYGYDLITTGFNGPISGPNGLYVVAQCVKSCPSGSTGTKLYPITMTGASMDYPRGSVLTQSQRPTAAYWALGDSFSSGEGNSPFLAGTDSTINTCHRSSVAYPEVLSGSSVKIPTLTTAGFRACSGAVTGNIWDYDRWNESFQTDWWPDTTTTLVTITIGGNDIGFSDFASACALPNSSCDSDTPAYTNALNHINGDLATKLTAAYQNILTMAPNAKVYVIGYPQVVANKLVNDPIDARCPTLYQGTTHYGNARAARYIVTQLDQKISTTVGAVGNARLRYIPADGSSSPFVGHEICGTSSTTWFQNLDQALTNKAYVFHPNALGQQGYATLVAPVINAG; the protein is encoded by the coding sequence GTGTCCATCTTGATGGGCATGCTGATGTCGCTCGGTCTGGTCGCGGTCTCTTCGGGGACGGCGAACGCAGCAACGTCGTTCACGACTTCGTGGACACCCGTCAACATCGCACACAACGCCATCGTTACCAGCCCTGCTGGTGACGTCACTGTCGGGTGTGAGGGAACGGATCTCGTCACATACAACGCTTCGGGCGTCGTGACGCGAGACATCCCGACCACGCCGCAAATCGATGGAGCCAACAACTGCATCGAGTTCCCCGTCGTGGACAAGACCGGTGACCTCTACGGAGTATCCGGCCCGGACCTGCTCGCGTACCACGGCAACACGCTCAAGTGGAAGTATCCGCTGAGTTGCAGTTCCAGTCTGCCGTCCCAATACGCCGTAGGTGCTAACGGGAACGTCTATGCCACGGTCCGCGAGTCGGATGGCGTTCACATCATCGGGCTCAATCCCACCCTCGCAGCCGGCCAAACCGTGCCGACGAAGGTGATGGACGTCAAGGGCCCGAACGATTGCACCATGAACGTCTATCCCTACAAGGATGGCGTCATGGTGCGCGGGCAGCAGAGTGGAGGCGCTCAGTACTACAGCTACGGCGGTACGTTCCTGGGTAGTACAAACGTCACGGATCAGCAGTCGCTCAACGCCACGGGGCAGCTGTACTACGACCAGTACGTTCAGGGCAGTGGCTACAGAAGCATCAACGTTGTCGCCTTCGACCCCACGATCTACGACCCCACAGTCAGTAAGACCACGTGGAGTACGCAGGTTTCGGTGCCTGGGGCAAACGTCAATGGCATCTGGATGCAAAGCCTCGCCAATGGCGGCGTGGTCGCACTCGTCTACGAACAGAAGATGAGCGCACCGAACGTCCCGTTCACGCCGACCACCTATGAGTATCACCTGGTGACACTCAACGCATTCGGCATCCAGGTAGGCAGCGATGTCACCCTGCCGAACGCAGACGGGCTGGGGAATTCCTACGACAGGCCGACTCTCGTCTCCGATACAGGCGGCAAGGTCAGCTTCGTCCGCGAAGTCTGGGTCGCTACGGGTAACTCCGGAACGCCCCTCGTCCCCGCCATTCAGGTGTCGTTCATCGACACGACGACTGGTGCTCTCACGGGAACGCAGACGTTGAGCGGCAATGCCACCCCGGCATCCGGCTCACTCTACGGCTACGATCTGATCACCACCGGGTTCAACGGGCCGATATCCGGGCCGAATGGCCTGTACGTCGTCGCTCAATGCGTCAAGAGCTGCCCCAGTGGCAGCACGGGCACCAAGCTGTACCCGATCACTATGACCGGGGCCAGCATGGACTATCCGCGCGGGAGCGTACTCACTCAATCCCAACGACCGACAGCGGCTTACTGGGCGCTCGGTGACTCGTTCTCATCGGGAGAAGGTAACTCGCCGTTCTTGGCGGGGACCGACTCCACCATCAACACCTGTCACCGCAGCAGCGTCGCCTACCCGGAGGTACTCTCTGGAAGTAGCGTCAAGATCCCGACGTTGACCACAGCTGGATTCCGAGCATGCTCGGGGGCAGTCACGGGCAATATCTGGGATTACGACCGGTGGAACGAGAGCTTCCAGACCGACTGGTGGCCGGACACGACGACGACACTTGTCACCATCACCATCGGGGGCAACGACATCGGGTTCTCAGACTTCGCTAGCGCTTGTGCGTTGCCGAATAGCTCGTGCGACTCTGATACACCCGCATACACCAATGCGCTGAATCACATTAACGGCGACTTGGCAACCAAGCTCACTGCGGCCTACCAGAACATTCTGACCATGGCACCGAACGCCAAGGTCTACGTGATCGGGTACCCGCAGGTGGTGGCCAACAAGTTGGTCAACGATCCCATCGATGCTCGATGCCCAACTTTGTACCAAGGAACCACCCACTACGGCAATGCTCGGGCGGCTCGCTACATTGTGACGCAGCTCGACCAGAAGATCTCAACGACGGTGGGTGCGGTCGGCAACGCTCGACTGCGCTACATCCCGGCAGACGGGAGCAGTTCGCCGTTCGTAGGGCATGAGATCTGCGGCACCAGCAGCACCACCTGGTTCCAGAACCTCGACCAGGCGCTCACCAACAAGGCGTACGTCTTTCACCCCAATGCTCTCGGGCAGCAGGGGTACGCCACACTTGTCGCACCGGTGATCAACGCTGGGTAA